A portion of the Rhodococcus pseudokoreensis genome contains these proteins:
- a CDS encoding helix-turn-helix domain-containing protein — translation MSTTPRRTSFPGLGNLSDRRRALLDELVTTRRERGLTQTEIAAHMGTSQSAVARLERGDVDPRLSTLERYAEAVGRTVDWTISPHRESP, via the coding sequence ATGTCGACCACCCCTCGACGCACGTCCTTTCCCGGACTGGGAAACCTGTCCGATCGGCGTCGAGCGCTGCTGGACGAACTCGTCACCACCCGCCGTGAGCGGGGTCTGACGCAGACGGAGATCGCCGCCCACATGGGCACGTCGCAGTCGGCCGTGGCACGGCTCGAACGCGGCGACGTCGATCCCCGGCTGTCGACGCTCGAACGGTATGCCGAGGCCGTGGGCCGGACGGTCGACTGGACGATCTCACCGCACCGGGAGTCACCATGA
- a CDS encoding ATP-dependent Clp protease proteolytic subunit: MPVTSVGSAGGPDWLAERLFDKRIVSLTGRLDAEAVNRATASLALLDASGDDEVQLWLQGVDADVDATTTLLDTLDLMGVPLHVHCRGDVRGTAIALLAPADRRTAAAHTTFHLREPRTSCTGPASDVAIAAEQHEQQLRRLQQRIADSCRRPVDTVIADMRDHRILTADEARDYGLIDTITGPRSVDGD; encoded by the coding sequence ATGCCCGTCACGTCCGTCGGCTCTGCCGGTGGTCCCGACTGGCTGGCCGAGCGGCTGTTCGACAAACGGATCGTCTCGCTCACCGGCCGGCTCGACGCGGAGGCCGTGAACCGTGCGACGGCGTCGCTGGCACTGCTCGACGCGTCCGGCGACGACGAGGTCCAGCTGTGGCTGCAGGGCGTCGACGCCGACGTCGACGCGACCACCACGCTCCTCGACACCCTCGACCTGATGGGCGTCCCGCTGCACGTGCACTGCCGCGGCGACGTCCGCGGAACGGCGATCGCCCTCCTCGCGCCTGCCGACCGGCGGACGGCGGCGGCGCACACCACGTTCCACCTCCGCGAACCGCGGACGTCCTGCACCGGTCCGGCGTCGGACGTCGCCATCGCCGCGGAACAGCACGAGCAGCAGTTGCGCAGACTCCAGCAGCGGATCGCCGACTCCTGCCGGCGTCCCGTCGACACGGTGATCGCAGATATGAGGGACCACCGGATCCTCACCGCCGACGAGGCCCGCGACTACGGGCTGATCGACACGATCACCGGCCCGCGCTCCGTCGACGGCGACTGA